The genomic segment ACCCGCGACAGCGGCCCGCGCGTGGGCGCGGACGCGCTGCTCACCGAACGCTGGTCGCCCGCGCCGTCGGCGGACCGGCTCGCCCGGGTGATCGAGGCCGGTGGGTACGGGCCGACCGTCACCGACGCCGTCACCGCCCGGATCGAGGAACGGGTGACGCTGCTCGGCGCGGACGTCGACGCGCTCGCCACGACGCTGTTCGACACCGCGCTGGCCGGGCTGCCCGAGCACTCCACCCGCACGCTCACCGCGATCGCCCGCGCCACCGGCGGGGTCACCGACCTGCGGGCGCTGGGCCGGGCGCTCGCAGTGGCGCTGGCGCTGTGGCGGCACGACCGGCTGCTCGGCAGCGCCGGGACGGCCCCGCTGGGCGCGCTGATCACCGCCGCCGTACGCCGGGCGCTCTGGCTCGTCGAGGGCGTGCGCGCCGCTGCCGCCCCGGCCGACCCGGGACGGCTCACCGTGCTCGTCGCGGTCCGGGACGCGGTCCGCCACGCCGGCCCGGCGCTCGGGCTCGACCGGGACGGCGTGCTGGCAGTGGCCGGGCGGGTGGCGGCCGACGCGGCGGCCCCGCCGGACCTGCGCGGCGCGGCGCTGGGCCTGACCTGGTCGCTGGGGGACGTGCCGGACGTCGCCCGCGCGGTCCGGGCGGTGGCCGCGCCGGACATGCTCGGCGACTGGCTGGGCGGGCTGTTCGCACTGGCCCGGGAGGAGGTGGTGGCGGGCGACGCGGCACTGCTGACCGTGGTGGACGAGCTGCTCGCCTCGATGGGCGCGCACGACTTCCTGGTGGCGCTGCCGGCGTTGCGGCAGGCGTTCGGCTGGTTCCCGCCCCGGGAACGGGCCGAGGTGGCCCGGCACGTGCAGACGCTGCGCGGCGGCGACGCGCCCCCCGGTGACCTGCTGCGGCTGGACGCCGACCCGCTGCTGGTGGCCGCCGCCCGCGCGGTGGAGGAGCGGGTCGACGCGGTGCTGACCCGGGAAGGGCTGTGGGAGGGTGACGGAACGTGAGCGACCCGATGCGGGAACGCTGGCGGCTGGTGCTCGGCGACGCCGCGCAGGACAGCCTGGGCGGTCTGTCGGCCGACGCGGCCGGCCGGGACGCGGCGCTGGACTGGCTCTACGGCCGCGACGCCGAACTGGGTCGCCGCGACGTGCGGCGCGGCGGGTCCGGCCCGTCGGTGCTGACCACAGTGGACTGGCTCGACGGGATCACCCGGCTGTTCCCGAAGGAGACGGTGCAACGGCTGGAGCGCGACGCGGTCGAGCGGTACGGCATCCACGACGTCGTCACCGACCCGGCGGTGCTGGCCCGGGTCGAGCCGAACCCGGCGCTGCTGCGCGCGGTGCTGCGCACCAAGCACCTGATGAACCCGGACGTGCTGCGGCTGGCCCGCAAGCTGGTCGAGGCGGTGGTGCGGCAACTTGTCGAACGGCTGGCCGCGGAGGTGCGGCAGTCGTTCTCCGGGCCCCGGGCGCGCCGCCCCAGCCGCTTCCGGCAGGCCCGTAACTTCGACGTCCGGCGTACCATCCGGGCGAACCTGGCGCACTGGCGGCCGGACGAGCGCCGCCTGCACGTACGGCAGCCGCACTTCTTCTCCCGCACCCGCCGCCACCTCGACCGCTGGCAGGTGATCCTGCTGGTGGACCAGTCCGGTTCGATGCTCGGCTCGGTGATCCACGCCGCGGTGACCGCCGCCTGCCTGTGGGGGCTGCCGGGCGTCCGCACCCACCTGGTCGCCTTCGACACCGACGTGGTCGACCTGACCTCCGACGTGGACGACCCGGTGGAGCTGCTGATGAAGGTGCAGCTCGGCGGCGGCACCGACATCGCCCGCGCGGTCGCGTACGGCGCGCAGCTGGTGGAGAACCCGCGCCGGACCATCGTCGCGCTGGTGTCCGACTTCTACGAGGGCGGCGACGCCGGGCGGCTGGTCCGGTCGGTGCGGCAGCTCGTGGAGCAGGGCACGCACGTGCTGGCCCTCGCGGCGCTGGACGAGGAGGCCGACCCGGCGTACGACAGGGCCACCGCCCAGCGGCTCGCGGACGTGGGCGCGGCGGTAGGCGCGATGACGCCCGGCGAGCTGGCCGCGTTCGTGGCCGAGCACGTGGGCCGGTAGGGGGACCGCCATGACCCGAGACGACCTGATCGCGCTCACCCCGGACGTGCTCGCCGCGCTGAGCAACAGGGGCCTGGTGAAGCGGGCCACCAGGGAGGTCGACGCCGGTGAGCGTCCCGCGCTCACCGTGGACGCCGACGGGGCGGTGCGTGCCGCGTACCCGGACGGGGTGACGGCGACGCTTCCCGCGGGTGCCGGCCTGGCAGCCGGGATCTGCTCCTGCCCGGCACCCGGCGTCTGCCGGCACCTGCTCGCCGTCGTGCTGACGTACCAGCGCACGCACGGCGACGCCCCGGGCCGCGAGGCCGCGCCCGACCGGAACGCCGGGCCGGGCCACGACGCCCCGCCCGGCCGGGAGGATGCCGGAGGCGAGCCGTGGCGGTGGTCGCCGGGCGATGTCACCGACGAGGAACTGGCCGCCGCGATCGGTGCCCCCGCGCTCGCCGCCGCGCAGCGGCGCCGTCGGCGCGGCTACACCGCCGTGGTCCACCGGCCCGACGCCGCCGACCCGGTCCCGCGCGTGGAGCTGCCCACCGGCACGGTCCGCTTCCTGGTGCCGCGCCAGGTCGGGTACGCGCGCGGCGACGCGGCCGACGACGGCGGCGAGGCGATCGCCCTCGCGGTGTGGGCGTGCCGGACGGCCGACCGGGAGCAGCCGGACCGCCCCGAGGCGCAGGTACGCGTCGGCGGCGCGGCCACCGTGACGGACCATCCGGCGCTGAACGCGGCGGTGGCGCTGGCCGCCGACGTGCTGCTGACCGGGGCCGCGCACCTGGGCTCCGGCGTGGACGCCCGGCTGGCGGCGGCCCGGCGCGACCTCGACGCGGCAGGTCTGCGCTGGCCGCTGCTGGCGGTGGAGGACCTGACCGGGCAGCTGGAGGCGTACGCGGCGCGCGGCGCCCGCTACCGGCCGGAGACCCTCGCCGACCTGCTCGCCGAACTGCCCGCCCGGCGGCGCGCGGTCGTCAACGCCGGCGCCACCCCACCGGAGCGGGTGCTCGGCACCCACGAGCCGGCGGAGACGCCGCTACGGCGGGTGCGCCTGACCGGCCTCGGCGCCCGGGTCCGTGAGAGCGGCGGCGAGGTGGGTGTGGACGTGGTGCTCGCCCACCCGGCGGCCGTCTCCGTGCTGGTGCTGCGCCGCGCCTACTCCGTCACCGACGACGGCACGCCGCCCGGCCACGAGCTGGCCGGGCGGCGGGTCACCGGCACCACGCTCGGCGCGCTGGCCACCGGCAACGTGGTCTCCGAGTCGGCGGTGCGCAGCGCCGCGCATCAGCTCCGGTTCGCCGCCGGGCGGCTGGCCCGCACCACAGTCACCCCCGGCACCGGGTCGTGGTCCGAGCTGCCGCCCGGCCTGCTCACCGGCGACCCGGACGCGCTCGCCGCCGAGATGGCCGGTCGGCCACCCCGGCTATTGCGCCCCCGCACCGCCGCCGAGTCGGTGCGGGTCCTGGCGCTCGGCGAGGTGCGCGCCATCGGGTACGCGGCCGGCGAGCAGCGCCTGCACGCCACGGTGACCGGGGCCGACGGCGGCACGGCGACGATCACCGCCACCCACCACGCCGCCGCCCCGGGCGCACTCGACGCGCTCGCGGCGGCGCTGGACGGCACGCACGGGCCGCCGCGCTTCGTCAGCGGGACGGTCCGCCGGGGTGCCGACGGGCTGGTCGTCGAGCCGCTGGCGGTGGTCGCCGACGTTGTGGTCGTACCCGATCTGGCGCCCGGGGTGGGCGACGGGCGGCTGGCCGGCGCGGTCGAAGCCCGACCTGACCCGGTCGCGGCTGTCCTCGGTACGGCGTCGGCGCTGCTCGCCCAGGCCGCGCACACCGGCCTGCGGAACCTGCCGGCGAGCTTCCCGGACCGGCTGCGCGCGACGGCCGCCGCGCTCGGCGGAGCCGGCCTGGAGCGCTGCGGCGCGACGCTGGCCGGGCTGGCGGCAGCGCTCGGCGCCGACCCCGGCGAACCGGCGGTACGGGCCTGGGTGGACGCCTGGATCCGGTTGTCCGTCACGGCGGAGTCCCGGTGAGCCGGTCCCCACCGCGGAAAGGATCGCTACGGTGTGACGGTGGCGACCACGGCGGCGCAGGAGATCCAGGTGGGGGAGCGGCTGGTCCGCGTCTCCAGCCCCGACAAGCCCTACTTCCCGGAGCGCGGGCTGACCAAGCTGGACGTGATCAGCTACTTCCTGTCCGTCGGCGACGGCATCCTGCGCGCGCTGCGGGACCGGCCGACCATGCTGGAACGCTGGCCGCGCGGCGTGTTCGAGGGCGCCAAGGTGGCCACCCGGCAGACCAACAAGGGCGACGCGTTCTACCAGAAGCGGCTCCCGGCCGGCGCGCCCGACTGGGTGCGTACCGCCCACATCACGTTCCCGAGCGGCCGTACCGCCGACGAGGTGGCCCCGAGCGAACTGGCCGTGGTGATCTGGGCGGCCAACCTCGGCACGCTGCGGTTCCACCCGTGGCCGGTGTCGAAGGACGACGTGGAGCACCCCGACCAGCTGCGCATCGACCTCGACCCGATGCCGGGCGTCGACTTCGCGCAGGTGGTGCCGGTGGCACACGAGGTACGAGCGTTCCTGGCCGAGCTGGGCCTGGAGGGCTTCCCGAAGACCACCGGCGGGCGCGGCATCCACGTGTACGTCTCGATCGAGCCGCGCTGGAGCTTCGGCGAGTGCCGGCGGGCGGTGCTCGCGCTCGGCCTGGAGATGCAGCGCCGCCTGCCCGACCTGGTCACCACCACCTGGTGGCGCGACCAGCGGGACCGGCCGGTCTTCGTCGACTACAACCAGATGGCCCGCGACCACACCATGACCTCGGCGTACTCGATCCGGCCGACGCCCGCCGCGCTGGTCTCCGCGCCGCTGGACTGGTCCGAACTGGACGACGCGCGCCCGGAGGACTTCGACGTGCTGAGCATGCCCGAGCGGTTCGCCGGGCGCGGCGACCCGCACGCCGGGCTGGACGGGCGGCGGTACTCGCTGGAACCCCTGCTGGAGCGGGCCGACGCCGAAGGGCTGGAGCCGCCGCCGGAACGCTGACCGGTCAGTCCCAGGGGCTCTGCGTGCCGTCGAACTCCTCGAACACCAGCCAGGTACGTGTGGACAGCACCCCGGCGATGCTCTGCACCCGGTCCAGCACCACGTCCCGCAGCGTCGCGTTGTCCGGCGCCCGGACCAGCGCGAGGACGTCGTGCTCTCCGCTGAGCAGCGCCGCGTGCTCGATGTAGCGCACCCGGGCCAGCTCGGCGGAGACCTCCCGCCAGGTGTTCTGCTCGATGGTCAGCGCGATGTACGCCGACGTGCCCAGCCCGGCCGGCTCCGGCGCCACCCGCGCGGTGAACCCGGTCAGCACCCCGTCGCGCAGCAGCCGCTCCACCCGGGCGTACGCGTTGGTGCGCGAGACGTGCACCCGTTCGGCGAGCGTACGGATCGACGTGCGGGCGTCGCGGACCAGTTCGCGCAGGATCCGCCGGTCCACCTCGTCCAGCGGCCCGGCCGAACGTCCCGTTCCGCCCGCCGCGCCCGGTGTGGTGCCGGTCTCCTGGCTCACCTCAGCCGCCCTCCCGTGCCATTCGTCCCGCGTTCATCCCGCATGTTGAGTCAATCATCCACGACCGGGAGCATAGGGCCACCACACGTCCAGGAGGTCCCCGCCGTGACGACCACACCCCAGGCGGTCCGCAGGGCATCCCCGCGCACCCGCCGGAAGACCACCCCGGCCGCACCCGACCCGTCCGCCGGCTTCATGCCGCAGGCCGAACCGGTCCGGCTGCTCGAACCCGACGGGACCCCGCTGCCGGCCCGCGACGACTACCCGGAGCCGCCGGTCGAGACGCTGCGCGAGATGTACCGGCGCATGGTCGTCGGCCGCCGCTTCGACGTGCAGGCCACCGCGCTCACCAAGCAGGGCCGCCTCGCCGTCTACCCGTCCGCGCGCGGCCAGGAGGCGTGCCAGATCGGCGGCGTCCTCGCACTGCGCGACACCGACTGGGTGTTCCCCACCTACCGCGAGTCGATGGCGCTGACCGCACGCGGCCTCGACCCGGTCGAGGTGCTCACGCTGCTGCGCGGCGACTGGCACTGCGGGTACGACCCGGCCGTCACCCGCACCGCGCCGCAGTGCACCCCGCTCGCCACCCAGTGCGTGCACGCCGCCGGGCTGGCCTACGGCGAGTCGTACCAGGGGCGCGACACCGTGGCGCTGGCGTTCATCGGCGACGGCGCCACCAGCGAGGGCGACTTCCACGAGGGCATCAACTTCGCCGCCGTGTTCAAGGCGCCCGTCGTCTACCTGGTGCAGAACAACAAGTACGCGATCAGCGTGCCGCTGTCCCGGCAGACCGCCGCGCCGAGCCTTGCGTACAAGGGCGTCGGCTACGGCGTACCCAGCGAGCAGGTCGACGGCAACGACCCGGTGGCCGTCCTCGCGGTGCTGGAGCGCGCCGTCGCGCACGCCCGCGCCGGCAAGGGCCCCTACCTGGTCGAGGCCCACACCTACCGGATGGAGCCGCACACCAACGCCGACGACCAGACCCGCTACCGCGACGCCGACGAGGTCGAGGCGTGGCGCGACCGCGACCCGATCGCCCGGCTCGAGGCGTACCTGCGGGCCAAGGGTGTGCTCGACGACGCCGCCGTCGCGGCGATCGCCGACGAGGCCGAGGAGTACGCCGCCGCGCTGCGCCGCCGGATGGACGCCCACCCGACCGTGGACCCGCTGAGCCTGTTCGACCACGTGTACGCCGAGCCGACGCCGCAACTCGTCGAGCAGCGCGAGATGGTCCGGGCCGAGCTGGCCGCCGACGCGGAGGGGGACGCCTGATGGCCACCATGACCATGGCGAAGGCACTCAACGCCGCGCTCGCCGACGCGATGCTCGACGACGAGCGGGTCGTCGTCTTCGGTGAGGACGTCGGCCAGCTCGGCGGCGTTTTCCGGATCACCGACGGGTTGCAGGCCCGCTTCGGCGACAAGCGCTGCTTCGACACCCCGCTCGCGGAGGCCGGCATCGTCGGGTTCGCCGTCGGCCTGGCCATGTCCGGGCTGCGGCCGGTGGTCGAGATGCAGTTCGACGCGTTCGCGTACCCGGCGTTCGAACAGATCGCCTCGCACGTGGCGAAGCTGCGCAACCGCACCCGTGGCGCGCTGAGCGTGCCGATCGTCATCCGCGTGCCGTACGCCGGTGGCATCGGCGGCGTCGAGCACCACTGCGACTCGTCCGAGGCGTACTACGCGCACACCCCCGGCCTGAAGGTGGTCACCCCCGCGACCGTGGACGACGCGTACTCGCTGCTGCGCGCCGCCATCGACGACCCGGACCCGGTGGTGTTCCTGGAGCCCAAGAAGCTCTACTTCACCAGCGCCGAGGCGGACCTTCCGGCCCGTACCGCGCCGATCGGCAGCGCCGTGGTGCGCCGCCCCGGCACCGACGCCACCCTGATCGCGTACGGCCCGGCGGTGCCGGTCGCGCTGGCCGCCGCCGAGGCCGCCCGCGAGGAGGGCTGGGACCTCGAGGTCGTCGACGTACGCAGCATCGTGCCGTTCGACGACGCCACAGTCACCGCCTCGGTCCGCCGTACCGGCCGGTGCGTGGTGATCCAGGAGGCGCAGGGCTTCGCCGGTGTCGGCGCAGAGATCGCCGCCCGGGTGCAGGAACGCTGCTTCCACGCGCTGCACGCCCCGGTGCTGCGGGTGTCCGGGCTGGACATCCCGTACCCGGCGCCGATGCTGGAGCACACCCACCTGCCCTCGGTCGACCGGGTGCTGGACACCGTGGCCCGCCTGCAGTGGGACGACCAGCCCGACATGCGGTGGGTGGCGGCATGAGCGAACGCACCGAGCGGAGCGAGGGCCGTGAGTCCATGCCCGGCCGGCACGGCATGAGCGCGGTTCTTGGGACCCGCGACTTCCTTCTCCCCGACCTCGGGGAAGGGCTCAGCGAGGCGGAGATCGTCGAGTGGCGGGTCGCCGTCGGCGACGTGGTCACCGTGGACCAGAGCGTGGTCGAGGTGGAGACCGCCAAGGCCGTCGTCGACGTGCCCTGCCCGTACGCCGGACGGGTCGTGGCCCTGCACGGCGCGGCCGGTGAGGTCCGCCCGGTGGGTCAGCCGCTGATCACCATCGCCCCGCTCGACGACGCACCCGACCCGCACGCCACCTACCGCGAGGAGGAGCGGGCCGGGTCCGGCAACGTCCTGATCGGCTACGGCACCGGCCATGGCGGCACGGGCCGGCGGAGGCGCCGGCCGCGGCTGGCGCTCGCGCCCGAGCCCGGCCCGCCCGCCTCGGCGGACGCCTCGGCCGTGACCGGCTCCGCGTCCAGCCCGGTGGCCGTGACTGGCTCTTCGGTTTCGGCGGGTCCGGCTCCGGCTGGCTCGTCGGTTCCGGCGGGTGCTCCCGCCCTGGCGGGACCGCCGGCCCCGGGCGGCCTGTCCGCGTCGGCGGGCCGGGCGGCCGCTGCGGAGGCGGCCGGCGGATCGGCGGCGCCGCTGGTCATCTCGCCGATCGTGCGGCGGCTGGCGAAGGAGCACGGCATCGACCTGGCGTCGCTGCGCGGCACCGGGCCGGGCGGCGTGATCCGCCGGGCCGACCTGGACGCCGCCGTGGCCGCTCCCACCACCGCCGCCTCGGCGGCCCGGCTGGCAGCGGTGCCGGACGCCCCGGCCGCCCACGTCGGGCTCGCCCCGACCGGCGACGGTGACACGGTCATCCCGCTCACCGGCATCCGCAAGGTGATCGCAGACAAGCTCTCCCGCAGCCGCCGGGAGATCCCCGAGGTGACCATCTGGGTCGACGTGGACGCCACCGGCCTGCTGGAGACGCGCGCCGCGATCAACGCCGCCACGCCGGAGGCACCGGTGAGCATTCTGGCCCTGCTGGCTCGGATCTGCCTCAGCGGCCTGCGGAAGTTCCCGCAGCTCAACGCGCACGTCGACACCGAGGGGCAGCGGATCATGCAGTCTGCGGGCGTGCACCTGGGCATCGCCGCGCAGACCGACAGGGGCCTGGTCGTCCCGGTGCTGCGCGACGCGCAGCGGCTCACCACCCGGGAACTGGCCGCCGCGCTCGCCGAGACCACGGCGGCAGCCCGGGCCGGCACGCTGCCGCCGGCGCGGCTGACCGGCGGGACGTTCACCCTCAACAACTACGGCGTGTTCGGCGTGGACGGCTCCACGCCGATCATCAACCACCCGGAGGCGGCGCTGCTCGGCGTCGGCCGGATCGTCGACAAGCCGTGGGTGGTGGACGGGCAGCTCGCCGTCCGCAAGGTGACCCAGATCAGCCTCACCTTCGACCACCGCGTCTGCGACGGTGGCGTGGCGGGCGGCTTCCTGCGCCACGTGGCCGACTGCGTCGAGCAACCCGCCCTCCTGGTCGCCAACGTCTGACCCCCGCCCTCCCGGCACCCGGCCCCGGCCCTCCCCACAGAGGACCGGGGCCGCGCCCGTCCTCCTCCTCCTCCTCCTCCTCCGCCTGCCCGCCCGCGATCTTGCACTTGCGGCCCGCGATGTGCCCGATTTGCACCCTTCTCCAGGGCCGCAAATGCAAGATCGCGGCGGCGGTGCGGCTCGCGGGGGTGATGGCGTCCAGCGCTGTCCGCCTTGCGAGACCGTTGTTCCGGCGGGTGGGATCGCTCGAGATCTTGGTAGGAAAGCGCCCCCATTAGGGCCGTTTCGTACCAAGATCTCGCACTGCCCCCTCGCCTTCATCCGTCGATCATGAGGTTGACCGGGGCAAAACGGACACCGCGTGCCGTCAACTTCATGATCGACGGGCCGGGGGCGGGCCGGGGGCGTGCCGGGGGCGTGCCGGGGGGCGGGGGCGGGGGCGGGGGGGCGACAGGAACCGGGCGGAGGGCGCGTGGGGCGCAAGCGGGGACGGGAATTACCTGTCCGGCACGATTCTCCGCAGCTGTTTCCGAGCAATTCCGCCGAAGGTGCCACGGCGCGATCCCAGGCCTACAGAATGTGGGCGAGAGGGTTCGGAAATGGGGGGCGAAATATGTTTGCGAGGCGCCGACTGACGCTTTTCGCGATGACCGTCGCAGCCGCGCCGCTGGCGGTCGGCGCGTGTACCGCCGGCCCGAAGTCGTTGGCGAAGCGGGCCGAGGCGGCGCCGCCGTCGGTCACCGTGTCGCCGGCCGACCGCACCCGGGACGTGCCGATCAGTGCGGAGGTGGGAACGAAGGTCAGCAACGGCAAGGTCACCGCCGTCAAGCTGACCGACGACAAGGGGAACGCGGTGCCGGCCCAGCCGCGTGAGGACGGCTCCAGCTGGGTGCCGGACCGGCCGCTCGTCAATTCCCGGACGTACACGGCGGAGGTGACCGCGACCGGCGATTCCGGTAAGACCGCCACGCAGAAGACGACGTTCACGACGATGGCCAAATCCACCAAACCGGCAGTCACCAGCGAATTGTATTTCCGGCCGAATCAGACGTACGGGACGGCGATGCCGGTCGTGCTCGGATTCGACCCGCCGATTCCGAAGGAGGCGCGTGCGGACGTCCAGCGCCGGCTGTTCGTGAAGACCGATCCGCCGCAGCCGGGCACGTGGTCCTGGGTGGCCGACGGCAAGCAGGCCGAGTACCGGGCGCCGGACCGCTGGAAGCCGGGCACGAAGATCAGCGTGCGCAGCGCGTTGCAGGGTCTGCCCATCGGCAAGGACGCGGTCGGCGACTCCGACCGGGTGGCGAGCGCCAAGGTCGGCCGGCAGGTGACGCTGGACATCGACAACGAGACCAAGCAGATGACCGTCTACCAGGACGGCAAGGTGCTCAAGAAGATCCCGGTCAGCCTCGGCAAGCCGAGCACGCCGACGTCGAGCGGCGCCATGGTGATCATGGAGAAGCACGAGCACACCACGTTCGACACCCGCGGTGAGCCCAACGGTGGCTACGTGGTCGACGTGGACGACGCCCAGCGGCTGACCTGGGGCGGCGAGTTCATCCACTCGGCGCCGTGGTCGGAGGGCGACCAGGGGAGCACGAACGTCTCGCACGGCTGCACCAACGTCTCGGCGACCGCCGCGGACTGGCTGATGGGCTTCACGCAGGTCGGCGACCTGGTGACGGTCAAGGGCACCGAGGTGAAGCTCGACCAGGGCAACGGCTTCACCGCCTGGAACGTCGGCTGGGACGAGTTCGCCAAGGGCAGCGCGCTGCCCGTACCGGCGGGGCTGAAGCCCACGCAGAGCCCCACGCCGCACCCGGGCGCGGTGGCCGGCGGGTCGTCACCGGCCCCGGCCCCCTCGCGGAGCAACAGCGGCGGCTGAACCTGGGGAGGAACGGCCACGGGGCCGGCCCGCGTCCGCGCGGGCCGGCCCCGCGCCGTGCTCAGTCGAGGTCGACGCGGGCCACCCCGGTCGCGGTCAGGCTGCCCAGCCAGAGGTGGCGGCCGTGCTGCCGCACGCCGGTGACCATCGGGTACGCCCCGCTCGGGCCGTGCAGCGTGCGCAGCACCCGGCCGGTGCCGTCGACCAGCGCGACCAGCCCGTAGCGGCGTGGCTGCGGCTGCACCGCGCCGGGTAGCAGGGCCACGATCTGCCGGACCCGGGGATGCGGCAGCAACCGTTCCATCGCCCGCAGCCGAGGGCTGGGCAGCGCGACCCAGTACGTGCCGTCGCCGACCGCCGAGACGTTGTCCGGGTACGCGGGCAGGTCGGTGAGCACCGTGGCCCGCCCGCCGGGCAGGTCCACCCGGAGCAGCCGGTGGGTGGCGGTCTCGGCGAGCATCAGCGCCGACTCGTCCGGGGTGAGCGCGAGCCCGTTGGGGAAGTAGAGCCCGTCGGCCACCACGTCGGTGCGCCCGGTGCGCCTGTCGTAGGCGAGGACGCGTCCGTTGGGCCGGTGCTCCAGCAGGTCGCGTTTCCAGTGCGACAGCGGGAACCGGTCGGAGGAGTCGGTGAAGTAGACGGTGCCGTCGCGGGCGACCGCCGCGTTGTCGGCCAGGTGCACCGGCGGCGCGGTGCCGGTCAGCTCGTGCACCCGGCCGGCCGGGTCGACCCGAAGCAGCCCCCGGTACGCGTCGCAGACCAGCAGTCCGCCGTCGACCGGATCGCGCTCGATGCCCAGCGGTCGTCCGCCCGTCTCGGCCAGCAGGGTGGGCGGCGTGCCGGGCGGGGAGTCGGCCGGCCACCACCAGAGGCGGCCGTCCTCGTCACCGCTGACCACCCGGCCGTCCCCGTCGACCACCACGTCCTCCGGGCCGTGCCCGCCGGCCGGCAGCGGCAGCAGGTCGGCCCGGTCGAGCCGGGTGTCAGCGGGCGCCCAGGGGCCGGTGAGCGGCGGCGGTACGGTCGCCGGCTCGCGGACCGGCCGGATCAGCAGTGGGGCACGCGGGCGGGGGACGGCCATCGGCTCATTGTGGCCCGGCGGCGTCGCGAAGGGCAGTGCCCGACGGCGTTTCGTGCGCGTGGCGTGGCGGCTGCGGGATGACCCTGAGACGGCTCGGGGTCGGGTCCCGGACAGTACCCGGAACCCCCCGCCGCGAGGCCCGGAAATGTCGGTGGGCCCGGGTAGGTTTGGCCGCATGGTACACAGCGTTGAGCGCTTCCACGTGGCGATGGACGTGCGCGATCACGTGGTCGAGCTGCGCCCGG from the Micromonospora sp. WMMA1947 genome contains:
- a CDS encoding SMP-30/gluconolactonase/LRE family protein, with amino-acid sequence MAVPRPRAPLLIRPVREPATVPPPLTGPWAPADTRLDRADLLPLPAGGHGPEDVVVDGDGRVVSGDEDGRLWWWPADSPPGTPPTLLAETGGRPLGIERDPVDGGLLVCDAYRGLLRVDPAGRVHELTGTAPPVHLADNAAVARDGTVYFTDSSDRFPLSHWKRDLLEHRPNGRVLAYDRRTGRTDVVADGLYFPNGLALTPDESALMLAETATHRLLRVDLPGGRATVLTDLPAYPDNVSAVGDGTYWVALPSPRLRAMERLLPHPRVRQIVALLPGAVQPQPRRYGLVALVDGTGRVLRTLHGPSGAYPMVTGVRQHGRHLWLGSLTATGVARVDLD